From Triticum aestivum cultivar Chinese Spring chromosome 4A, IWGSC CS RefSeq v2.1, whole genome shotgun sequence, a single genomic window includes:
- the LOC123088637 gene encoding probable inactive leucine-rich repeat receptor-like protein kinase At1g66830 yields the protein MEMDPPPKMLASLTITILMMMMATSVALASSDAAVLEGQARALLDWKASLDNQSQRALHSWGNTSTPCNWRGITCGTGRQSQYCGAQGSSGPVTLATWET from the exons ATGGAGATGGATCCACCACCCAAAATGCTTGCCTCTCTCACAATAACCAtactgatgatgatgatggccacctcCGTCGCACTTGCGTCGTCGGATGCAGCGGTGCTCGAAGGACAAGCAAGAGCGCTCCTCGACTGGAAAGCCAGCCTCGACAACCAAAGCCAAAGAGCACTGCACTCTTGGGGCAACACGTCGACGCCCTGCAATTGGCGTGGCATCACCTGCGGTACCG GAAGGCAAAGCCAGTACTGTGGCGCCCAAGGAAGCAGCGGCCCAGTCACCCTTGCCACCTGGGAGACATGA